In one window of Temnothorax longispinosus isolate EJ_2023e chromosome 9, Tlon_JGU_v1, whole genome shotgun sequence DNA:
- the LOC139819850 gene encoding cytochrome c oxidase assembly protein COX19, whose translation MSAYTFSQRLFTPTPPERGSFPLDHEGRCKSTMIRYMRCLAENRNQNTMCRDIAKEYLGCRMDHDLMAHEDWSKLGFADKIEGAKET comes from the coding sequence ATGTCCGCGTATACGTTCTCGCAGAGGCTGTTTACGCCGACGCCACCGGAGCGCGGCAGCTTCCCGCTGGACCATGAGGGCCGTTGCAAGAGCACCATGATCAGGTACATGCGCTGCCTGGCCGAGAATCGCAATCAGAACACGATGTGCCGCGACATCGCCAAGGAGTACCTTGGCTGCCGCATGGACCACGACCTGATGGCGCACGAGGATTGGTCCAAGCTCGGCTTCGCCGACAAGATCGAGGGCGCCAAGGAAACGTAA